The Arvicola amphibius chromosome 4, mArvAmp1.2, whole genome shotgun sequence genome includes the window GGGGTGGTGTGATATTTTAAGGAGCCAAGCTTACAAAGATGCCTTCAGAAACATGTACAGAAACTGCAGAGATAACGCAGGAGGGGGAGCCACCGCTGTGGGCTTGGGGACGCGGGGACCTAGGGGCTCTGCAAGTTTTGAATTCTTCATACTCCAAAAGCCTAGGAAGGGACGGCCCCCAAATTCTTGCTCTCGGCCAGTTCTACCGGCGTCTGAGTCTGTTCCCGCAGGCGCGGGCGCCGTTCCTCAGTGGCTCAGGGACTTGCGGCCCTTCAGCATGCGGCGGAGGATGACCTGCACGCCGCTCGGGGTGCTCAGCCGGCGGATCCAACCGTGTTTGTGCTTGCGCTTGATGTTGCTGGGCTGGTACTCGTTCCCGCGCGTGCGGCCGCGGGCCTGCTGCTGCACGGAGGGGAGCCCCCAAACGTCCGGGACTCGGGGTTGGAGCCACCTGTGGGACCAGAGAAATGGCTAGAATGGTTGCTGTGTGACCCCGGCGCGTTGATCAGCCTGAGCCTCAACTTCGTAACGCGCAGGGCAAACCAAACAGCGTGTATGCAAAAGATGCTCCGAAGTGCTCGTGGTAGTTGAGATCTGGAGCAAGGTACCCCCTCAGCACTTACCTGCCACCCAACTGGGCCACCGATCTGCAGGCGGGGTACCCAAAAGTTCTGGCTAGGAAAGCCATGTCCAGCGGCAGGTCACTCTGTCCCGGCCGCCGCCAGTTCCTAGATGTGGGCTCATCGACAATGCCTCTGGGAACTG containing:
- the Mrpl34 gene encoding 39S ribosomal protein L34, mitochondrial, which encodes MAFLARTFGYPACRSVAQLGGRWLQPRVPDVWGLPSVQQQARGRTRGNEYQPSNIKRKHKHGWIRRLSTPSGVQVILRRMLKGRKSLSH